A genomic window from Ruminiclostridium cellulolyticum H10 includes:
- the flgK gene encoding flagellar hook-associated protein FlgK translates to MAVGFSSYEIARSGLKVSERGLFVTGHNLSNVHTPGFTRQQAIIETNPYITQYGKNGKLFQYGLGADIQETRQIRHTFLDIVYRQENTIQGYWDTRSKAFQDVEAILNDPMGDGLQGVMNKFWDSWQELSKEPESLTTRAMVRQRGQELVYYYNHIGNQLDKLQNDLNSEIQVRINEVNNLTSQIAKLNTQIAAQEINGDKANDYRDQRNLLLDRLSILCDAEVNEMQDGQMDVTLGGYYIVTRGQSKNLYVQANAEDGEFFYPKLEGTNIKVNVKSGILKGLMEARGEVPGIKGSTENGTPNYKADITFAIDVSDGNNFDNLRDSLSSYISELKQSGLDYNIRIITMGATSSVHENIYDKSNIDSMLADITANNLLEADATVNDGSFKGLINELTALNNAPNGFREDAKRYTYVFTNKSINGDSVAADAFIGDAANYVNSLKGMGMKVSVVTDPAYNTNGKPDAASNPEAGWSIITLGTGGSLADINSDLAGYTSMLKDWNDSLVQTVKDALGNIPPSLNIVSDIKIKLNAMLNRMVNEINSLQMSGMTLDGKPGVAFFEAMDNNYPIEMGNLKLSNALLSDSGLNNITASKTAAKGDNTVAKQIANLRDVDILVNSTGRVSIDEYYRNLILELGNGGMEAERIATSQATVVNAVDAQRNAISGVSMDEEMSNMMKYKFAYDASSRVLNIMDSMMETIITSLGKVGR, encoded by the coding sequence ATGGCTGTAGGATTTTCCAGTTATGAAATAGCACGATCCGGATTGAAGGTTAGTGAGAGAGGACTGTTTGTTACAGGGCATAACCTGTCAAATGTTCACACACCTGGGTTTACCCGTCAACAGGCAATTATCGAGACAAATCCCTACATTACTCAATATGGTAAGAATGGTAAATTATTTCAGTATGGATTGGGTGCCGATATTCAGGAGACAAGGCAGATTAGGCATACTTTTCTGGATATAGTATATAGGCAGGAAAATACTATTCAGGGCTACTGGGATACCAGAAGCAAAGCCTTTCAGGATGTAGAAGCCATATTGAATGATCCTATGGGGGACGGCCTTCAGGGGGTTATGAATAAATTCTGGGATTCATGGCAGGAACTGAGCAAGGAGCCAGAGAGCCTTACTACCAGAGCGATGGTAAGACAGAGAGGACAGGAACTGGTATATTACTATAATCATATAGGTAATCAGCTGGATAAACTGCAAAATGACCTTAATTCAGAGATACAGGTTCGTATTAATGAGGTTAATAATTTAACAAGTCAGATTGCAAAGCTGAACACACAAATAGCAGCACAGGAGATTAATGGCGACAAGGCCAACGACTATAGAGACCAAAGAAATCTTCTGCTGGACAGACTCTCAATTCTGTGTGATGCAGAAGTAAATGAGATGCAGGACGGCCAGATGGATGTAACTCTGGGCGGGTACTACATAGTTACCCGTGGACAATCAAAGAACCTTTATGTTCAAGCAAATGCAGAAGATGGTGAATTTTTCTATCCAAAGCTTGAAGGAACTAATATAAAGGTAAACGTAAAGAGCGGAATTTTAAAGGGATTAATGGAAGCCAGAGGAGAAGTTCCGGGGATAAAGGGAAGCACTGAAAACGGTACACCGAATTATAAGGCAGATATAACGTTTGCAATAGATGTTTCCGATGGAAATAATTTTGATAACTTAAGAGATTCATTATCTTCCTATATAAGTGAACTAAAACAATCGGGTCTGGACTATAATATAAGAATCATAACCATGGGAGCTACGTCCAGTGTTCATGAAAATATTTATGATAAAAGCAATATTGATAGTATGTTAGCGGATATAACTGCTAACAATTTATTAGAAGCGGATGCTACAGTAAACGACGGGAGTTTTAAAGGTTTAATTAATGAATTGACAGCTTTAAATAATGCTCCAAACGGATTCAGGGAGGATGCAAAGAGGTACACTTATGTATTTACAAATAAGAGTATAAATGGGGATAGTGTAGCGGCTGACGCATTTATTGGGGATGCTGCAAATTATGTGAACAGCCTTAAAGGTATGGGTATGAAGGTCAGTGTGGTAACGGATCCAGCGTATAATACAAATGGCAAACCTGATGCCGCAAGTAACCCGGAGGCCGGATGGTCAATTATTACATTAGGAACCGGCGGAAGCTTGGCTGACATAAATAGTGATTTGGCAGGCTATACAAGTATGCTTAAAGACTGGAACGATAGTTTGGTTCAGACAGTAAAAGATGCACTGGGAAATATACCTCCGTCATTAAACATTGTATCGGATATAAAAATTAAGCTAAATGCAATGTTGAACCGAATGGTCAATGAAATTAACAGTCTCCAGATGTCAGGTATGACTTTGGATGGAAAGCCGGGCGTGGCATTTTTTGAAGCTATGGACAATAATTATCCAATTGAGATGGGAAACCTCAAGTTGAGCAATGCGTTGTTGAGCGACAGTGGATTAAACAATATAACAGCGTCAAAGACAGCTGCAAAAGGTGATAATACTGTAGCCAAGCAGATTGCCAACCTGAGGGATGTTGACATACTGGTTAACAGTACGGGAAGAGTAAGCATTGATGAATACTATAGAAACCTTATTCTTGAACTTGGAAACGGCGGCATGGAGGCCGAGAGAATTGCCACTAGTCAGGCAACCGTGGTAAATGCGGTTGATGCCCAGCGCAATGCAATTTCGGGAGTGTCTATGGATGAGGAAATGTCAAACATGATGAAGTACAAGTTTGCATACGATGCTTCTTCCAGAGTTCTTAACATAATGGATTCAATGATGGAGACAATTATTACATCCTTAGGTAAGGTAGGAAGATAA
- the flgK gene encoding flagellar hook-associated protein FlgK has protein sequence MQQSFFGLNIALSGLYTAQRNLDTVGHNLSNASTPGYSRQQSIQSASNPLAVMDGTGMVGTGSQVTGVERIRDTYLDFKYWSENVANGEWSKKAELMGEIQVTFNEPSKSGFVKIMDGFFDSLQELSKDPSSGAARALVVQKATTLAKYFNNTATHFEQFQNDINDQVKTDVDQINIIASQIQLLNKQIYNYELTGGTANDLRDSRTLLVDQLSKLANIQAKEIPYGKLPNGEDDIHFQITLSGKTLVDHFSATKLIVVQRNIKLNEEDIGNLYDIKWEDGNSVNITGGELRGLLDVRDGKDGIDGTPIYKGVPYYQRKLNEFVRTFAINFNEGYTRNDALPDGYEHNGVGHIEGYGYDSDLTDAPTGIRFFTMLCVGDTPISGSAFIGTATSVGDIANQYNQITAKNFSVSSDIIDDANRIATSDADGQNGNTNILKKLMGIRSNQSLFKEGAPEDFMKSLVAGMGIDAQQAETFAKTQKALVRQVDNRRMSVSGVNLNEEMTNMVKFQQSYNAAARMIVTMGEIYDTLINRLGVG, from the coding sequence ATGCAGCAAAGCTTTTTTGGTTTGAATATCGCACTAAGCGGGCTTTACACAGCTCAAAGAAATCTGGATACAGTTGGGCATAATCTTTCAAATGCATCGACACCGGGGTATTCCAGACAGCAGTCTATACAGAGTGCATCCAATCCTTTGGCTGTTATGGATGGAACAGGCATGGTAGGTACAGGCTCGCAGGTAACAGGTGTAGAGAGAATCCGTGATACATATCTGGATTTCAAGTATTGGAGTGAAAATGTAGCTAACGGGGAATGGAGCAAGAAGGCTGAGCTAATGGGTGAGATTCAGGTTACTTTTAACGAACCCTCCAAAAGCGGATTTGTCAAGATAATGGATGGATTTTTCGATTCGTTGCAGGAACTATCAAAAGACCCTTCAAGCGGGGCTGCACGTGCATTAGTTGTCCAAAAGGCTACTACACTGGCAAAGTATTTTAACAACACAGCCACTCATTTTGAGCAGTTTCAGAATGATATAAACGATCAGGTTAAGACTGATGTTGATCAAATAAATATAATTGCTTCTCAAATTCAGCTTTTGAACAAGCAGATATATAACTATGAGCTTACAGGTGGAACCGCCAATGATTTAAGAGATTCCAGAACCCTGTTGGTTGATCAGCTTTCAAAGCTTGCAAATATACAGGCTAAAGAAATTCCATACGGTAAGTTGCCAAATGGAGAGGATGATATTCATTTTCAGATTACATTGTCAGGTAAAACGCTGGTAGATCATTTCAGTGCAACTAAACTTATAGTAGTCCAGAGAAATATAAAACTTAATGAAGAAGATATAGGAAATCTGTATGATATAAAATGGGAGGACGGCAACAGTGTAAACATCACAGGCGGCGAACTCAGGGGATTGCTGGATGTAAGGGACGGTAAGGATGGTATAGACGGTACTCCCATATATAAAGGAGTTCCTTACTATCAAAGAAAGCTGAACGAATTTGTCCGCACATTTGCAATAAACTTCAATGAAGGATATACAAGGAATGATGCCCTACCGGACGGATATGAGCACAATGGTGTAGGTCATATTGAAGGGTATGGGTACGATTCAGATTTAACAGATGCACCTACCGGTATAAGATTTTTCACAATGTTATGTGTGGGAGATACACCTATATCAGGAAGTGCTTTTATTGGTACAGCTACGAGTGTAGGAGATATCGCAAATCAGTATAACCAAATAACTGCAAAGAACTTCAGCGTAAGCAGTGACATAATAGATGATGCCAATAGGATTGCCACATCTGATGCGGACGGACAAAATGGGAATACAAATATTCTCAAGAAATTAATGGGTATCAGATCCAATCAGAGTCTTTTTAAGGAAGGTGCTCCGGAAGATTTTATGAAGTCATTGGTAGCAGGAATGGGGATAGACGCCCAACAGGCGGAGACCTTTGCAAAGACACAGAAGGCATTAGTCAGACAGGTTGATAACAGAAGAATGTCAGTGTCCGGCGTAAACTTAAACGAGGAAATGACAAATATGGTTAAATTTCAGCAGTCATATAATGCGGCAGCCAGAATGATAGTAACCATGGGTGAAATATACGATACACTTATTAACAGGTTAGGGGTGGGTTAA
- the flgL gene encoding flagellar hook-associated protein FlgL, whose translation MRITNNMLISNMLTALGNNESRLSKYQNQLHTGKKIQLPSDDPIVAARALKLRTDVSKIEQYQKNLGDAQSWVDATDAALAQIGDILKRAKELATQAANGTNSITETSDIGQEMKQLKVQLVHIANTTYSGRYMFSGFKTDQKLIEDDETSANFGKFEIDVNTVTEKIQFEIGAGDNININVAGGDIFNSGGNAVNGGEPAMIALFTNVIADLDSGDNAGVSSQLSQFDQQIDNLLRVRADIGARQNRIDLSADRMSNDLVNMTSLMSKNEDVDPAETIMNLKNEENVYQASLAGGARIIQQTLVDFLR comes from the coding sequence ATGAGAATAACCAATAATATGCTGATTTCAAATATGTTAACGGCCTTGGGAAATAATGAGAGCCGTCTGAGTAAGTATCAGAATCAATTACATACCGGGAAAAAAATACAGCTCCCGTCTGATGACCCTATTGTTGCTGCAAGAGCACTAAAATTGAGAACAGACGTATCAAAAATTGAGCAATACCAGAAAAATCTTGGGGATGCACAATCCTGGGTGGATGCTACAGATGCTGCTCTTGCACAAATCGGAGATATACTAAAACGTGCTAAGGAACTTGCTACCCAAGCCGCAAACGGTACCAATTCCATAACCGAGACCAGTGATATAGGTCAGGAAATGAAGCAATTAAAAGTTCAGCTGGTGCATATCGCTAACACAACCTATAGCGGAAGATATATGTTTTCAGGATTTAAAACAGATCAAAAATTAATAGAAGATGATGAAACCAGTGCAAATTTTGGGAAATTTGAAATTGATGTTAATACCGTAACAGAAAAAATTCAGTTTGAAATTGGTGCAGGTGACAATATAAATATTAACGTTGCAGGAGGAGATATCTTTAACAGTGGGGGAAATGCTGTTAACGGGGGCGAACCTGCAATGATAGCACTTTTCACCAATGTTATAGCTGATTTGGATTCAGGAGATAACGCAGGTGTAAGCAGCCAGTTGAGCCAGTTTGATCAACAGATTGATAATTTGTTAAGAGTCAGGGCGGATATCGGTGCAAGACAGAACAGAATAGATTTATCAGCAGATAGAATGAGCAATGATCTAGTTAATATGACTAGCTTAATGAGTAAAAATGAAGATGTAGACCCTGCAGAAACAATAATGAATCTTAAAAATGAAGAGAATGTTTATCAGGCATCATTGGCCGGAGGAGCAAGAATCATACAACAAACACTGGTTGATTTTTTAAGATAA
- a CDS encoding DUF6470 family protein, which produces MGLSIQTTPARISIETIDCKIERKSVNARLELKQKPPVVNIKTELPRVLIDQYECFAEEGLKNNIDLLKEQSENAYRHVMEYIARVSQDGDAMAKIGKKANIMIDIARRNSVTIHEFGMVTMPMSRPKIDVVGGTVEFDPEPINDIGMRNGVTATYIPPKTDFNYTPGKVNTRVESYGSIDIKYTGNNVDSYI; this is translated from the coding sequence ATGGGGCTTTCTATCCAAACGACGCCCGCAAGAATTTCTATTGAGACAATTGATTGCAAAATAGAGCGTAAGAGTGTGAATGCAAGGTTGGAGTTGAAACAGAAGCCGCCGGTAGTTAATATTAAAACTGAGCTGCCTAGAGTTTTGATTGATCAATATGAATGTTTCGCAGAAGAGGGTCTGAAAAATAATATAGATTTGCTCAAAGAACAGTCCGAGAATGCATACAGGCATGTTATGGAGTATATCGCAAGGGTGTCGCAGGACGGAGATGCCATGGCGAAGATTGGGAAAAAGGCAAATATAATGATTGATATTGCCCGGAGAAATTCCGTTACTATCCATGAATTCGGTATGGTCACGATGCCAATGTCAAGGCCCAAAATAGATGTTGTTGGCGGAACCGTAGAATTTGACCCGGAGCCGATAAATGATATAGGAATGAGAAACGGGGTAACAGCTACATATATTCCGCCAAAAACGGATTTTAACTATACCCCTGGAAAAGTGAATACAAGAGTGGAATCATACGGTTCCATAGATATTAAATATACAGGCAATAATGTAGATAGTTATATTTAG
- the fliW gene encoding flagellar assembly protein FliW — translation MLVKTTHFGEINIKDEDIIEFSEGIVGFEDIHRYGIIRNQNSDSPFSWLQAVEKSELAFAVVDPFVIKKDYDFVLSDEYVKALDINDPSQVNVYAIVVVPDDLTKISMNLKAPVIVNKDNRKAAQVILDTDEYTVRHYIMDELQKQEV, via the coding sequence ATGCTTGTAAAAACAACACATTTTGGTGAAATTAACATAAAAGATGAGGATATAATTGAATTTAGCGAAGGCATTGTTGGATTTGAGGATATACACAGGTACGGGATTATCAGAAACCAGAACTCTGACTCGCCATTCAGCTGGCTTCAGGCTGTGGAAAAGTCCGAGCTTGCATTCGCAGTGGTTGATCCTTTTGTCATCAAGAAGGATTATGATTTTGTATTGAGTGATGAATATGTCAAGGCACTGGATATAAATGACCCCTCGCAGGTTAATGTATATGCAATTGTAGTAGTACCTGATGATTTGACAAAAATAAGCATGAATCTTAAAGCTCCTGTGATCGTAAACAAAGATAATAGGAAAGCCGCACAGGTTATATTGGATACAGATGAGTATACGGTCAGGCATTATATAATGGATGAGCTCCAGAAGCAGGAGGTGTAG
- the csrA gene encoding carbon storage regulator CsrA — MLVLSRKKDQSLMIGNDIELTIIDIQGDQVKIGLKAPKNVSIYRKELYLEIQEENKKAATADVVELDSIFKK; from the coding sequence ATGCTGGTATTATCAAGAAAAAAGGACCAGTCACTAATGATAGGAAATGATATTGAGCTTACAATCATAGATATACAGGGCGATCAGGTTAAAATCGGTCTGAAGGCCCCTAAAAACGTATCCATATACCGCAAGGAGCTATACCTTGAAATACAGGAAGAGAACAAAAAGGCTGCTACTGCGGATGTCGTGGAACTGGATTCCATATTTAAAAAGTAG
- a CDS encoding flagellin, with translation MRINHNIAAMNTYRQLTNNTTASSKSLEKLSSGLRINRAGDDAAGLAISEKMRGQIRGLNQASRNSQDGISMIQTGEGALATVSNILVRVKELAVQAANGTYDATNDLTRIKEEITELSAQIADITTNTKFNGISLLNNAAGITLQVGQETSQTLKIDTTKTNLKTVADAVDLYKGWADSAAASGAIDAVEGLINNVSAMRSYFGANQNRLEYNINNLDTYSENLSASESRIRDVDMANEMMEFTKQNILSQAAQSMLAQANQQPQGVLQLLR, from the coding sequence ATGAGAATTAACCACAATATTGCTGCAATGAATACTTACCGTCAGTTGACAAACAACACAACTGCATCTAGCAAGTCACTGGAAAAGTTATCATCAGGTCTTCGTATCAACCGTGCCGGTGATGATGCTGCAGGTCTGGCAATCAGTGAAAAAATGAGGGGTCAGATCAGAGGTCTGAATCAGGCATCCAGAAACTCACAGGATGGTATCTCAATGATACAAACCGGTGAAGGTGCTTTGGCTACAGTTAGTAATATACTTGTTCGTGTTAAGGAGCTTGCTGTTCAGGCTGCAAACGGAACTTATGACGCTACAAATGACTTGACAAGAATAAAAGAAGAAATTACAGAGCTTAGTGCTCAAATAGCTGATATAACGACTAATACTAAGTTCAATGGTATATCCTTATTAAATAATGCAGCAGGGATAACATTGCAGGTTGGACAGGAAACTTCACAAACGTTGAAAATTGATACTACTAAAACAAATTTAAAAACAGTTGCAGATGCAGTAGACCTTTATAAGGGTTGGGCTGATTCAGCTGCTGCAAGTGGAGCTATAGATGCTGTTGAAGGCCTCATAAATAACGTAAGTGCAATGCGTTCTTATTTTGGAGCAAACCAGAACAGATTGGAATATAATATAAACAACCTGGACACTTACTCCGAGAATCTGTCTGCTTCCGAATCACGTATCCGTGACGTTGATATGGCAAATGAAATGATGGAATTTACAAAGCAGAATATTCTGTCACAGGCTGCACAGTCAATGCTTGCTCAGGCAAATCAGCAGCCACAGGGTGTTCTACAATTACTCAGGTAG
- a CDS encoding flagellin: protein MRINHNIAAMNTYRQLTNNTTASSKSLEKLSSGLRINRAGDDAAGLAISEKMRGQIRGLNQASRNSQDGISMIQTGEGALATVSNILVRVKELAVQAANGTYDAANDLARVTEEIEELGLQITDIQTNTKFNGISLLNNDTGITLQVGQETSQTLLIDTAKTNLKDVTAAVVLYKDWAATTDANGAIDDIEGLINDVSAMRSYFGANQNRLEYNINNLDTYSENLSASESRIRDVDMANEMMEFTKQNILSQAAQSMLAQANQQPQGVLQLLR, encoded by the coding sequence ATGAGAATTAATCACAATATTGCTGCAATGAATACTTACCGTCAGTTGACAAATAACACAACTGCATCAAGCAAGTCATTGGAAAAGTTATCATCAGGTCTTCGTATCAACCGTGCAGGTGATGATGCTGCCGGTCTGGCAATCAGTGAAAAAATGAGGGGTCAGATCAGAGGTTTGAATCAGGCATCCAGAAACTCACAGGATGGTATCTCAATGATACAAACCGGAGAAGGTGCGTTGGCTACAGTTAGTAATATACTTGTACGTGTTAAAGAACTTGCTGTACAGGCTGCAAACGGAACCTATGATGCAGCTAATGACTTGGCAAGAGTAACAGAAGAAATTGAAGAGCTTGGTTTGCAGATAACTGACATACAGACTAATACAAAATTCAATGGTATATCCTTGTTAAATAATGATACAGGGATAACATTACAGGTCGGACAGGAAACATCACAAACGTTGTTAATTGATACTGCTAAAACTAATTTAAAAGATGTTACAGCGGCAGTAGTACTTTATAAGGATTGGGCTGCTACAACTGATGCAAACGGAGCTATAGATGATATTGAAGGTCTCATAAATGACGTAAGTGCAATGCGTTCTTATTTTGGAGCAAACCAGAACAGACTGGAATACAATATAAACAACCTAGATACCTATTCCGAGAATCTGTCTGCTTCCGAATCACGTATCCGTGACGTTGATATGGCAAATGAAATGATGGAATTTACAAAGCAAAATATTCTGTCACAGGCAGCTCAGTCAATGCTTGCACAGGCAAATCAGCAGCCACAGGGTGTTCTTCAATTACTCAGATAA